Genomic DNA from Arthrobacter sp. B1I2:
CGGTTTCGGCGATGAGGTCGTCGAAGTCCATGGCGTTGGCCTGCCGCAGACGCTGCGTGTAGCCCTTGTAGACGTCCGCCACGGCCTGTTCGAAGGGGTCGTTGTAATTGGCGGACGAGGCAAAGGAATCGGCGTCAATGAGCTCGTTCTTCAACGCGGAAATCTTGTGCTGGATAGCCTTGGGTGCGAACTTCTTGGGGTCCAGGTCCAGGGCTTTGGACACCTGCGTGACCAGGCGCAGGGAGTCAGCGGAGTCGTAAATTGAGAAGTTGGATTTGAGGCCGACGTTGGCCGCTTCCTGCCGCAGGATCCGCACGCAGGAGGAGTGGAACGTGGAGATCCACATGATCTTGGCCCGCCCGCCCACCAGCGCCTCAATGCGCTCGCGCATTTCCGCGGCGGCCTTGTTGGTGAAGGTGATGGCCAGGATCTCGCCGTGGTGGGCACGGCCGGTGGCGATCAGGTACGCGATCCTGTTGCTGAGCACGCGGGTCTTGCCGGACCCGGCACCGGCAACGATCAGCAGCGCCGACCCCGCATGCTTGACTGCTTCCTCCTGCTGAGGGTTCAATCCCTCCAGCAGCTGGGCAGCGTCCGGGCGGCGGCTGCCATGGTGACCGCCGTCGTCGTGCCTGTCCCCACGGTTCCGCTCCCCCTCGTTCCGGCCGCCGTGGGTCTGGTTGCCGTTCTGCCAGCCCTCGGACTGGTGCTGCGCGTCAACGTGGGCGGCGGGCATTCCGCCTGGCCCGGCCGTGGTGGCAGCACCCTCCGGCCCCGTCCTGGTGCGGGCGGTGGCGGCAGGCGCGGCCTTGAACGGTCCGTCAGAGTACGGGTCAAACAACATATCCATGGTGCCTACAAGTCTAGGTGGTGGGACCGACAGCACCTTCCAGCCTGTGGATTACTCCCCCTGGGCGGGCAACCGCCCTAGGCCACCGAGCCTGACTGGAGCGCAGCACGCAGCTCCCGCACCGCCGTCGTTCCTCCTGCGATGAACCACTCCAGCCCGTTCACGCGGACCGTGTCCACGGCCCCGCCGGCCGCGCGCACGATTGCCTTGCCCGGGAGCCAGTCCCACTCCGGGCAGCTGTGCTGGAACCAGCACCCCAGCTGCCCGTCGGCCACGCGGCCCAGGTCGCAGGACCCGGACCCCAGCATGCGAAGGGACGCGGCGGAGGTGGCCGCCGCGTGCCACGGCATGGCGCACATGGGATCCATCAGCCAGGTTGGGTGGATGTAGGTGGCCGCCCCAAGTTCGGCCACGCTGGTGGCGTTGCGTTTGTCCCCGTTGTCGCTGAATGCGGCAAGCACGTCACCGTTCAGGGTGGAGGGACGGTCATGGCCGCCGAGCCACAGTTTGTCCTCCTCCGGCTGGAAGATGGCGCCCAGCAGCACGTCGTTGCGGTCTTTGAGGGCGATGGCGGAACACCAGTAGGTGGAGCCGTGCAGGAAGTTGTAGGTGCCGTCCACGGGGTCGATCACCCAGGTACGGCCGCTGGTTCCCCGGACGGAGGCGCCCTCCTCGCCCAGGATGCCGTCCTCCGGCCGGCAGCGCTGCAGCTGCTCCAGCACGTAGGCCTCGGCAGCGCGGTCCGCGGCGGTCACCACGTCGGAGACGGAGGTCTTTTGTTCCGACTGCAGGCCGGCCATGCGCATGAGGAGCGCCAGCTGCCCGGCTTCGCGGACCAGCGCCGCGGCCAGTTCGTAGTCGTCCAGTGAGGGGTCAAGAACAGCTGCGCTGTGTCGGCCAGTGGTCATGGCTTCAGTTTATGGGGCGGGATAATGGTGCCATGGCCAAAACCCCCGCCCAGCGGATCAAGAAGCACGGCGCCAAGGCGGTTGTGCCGCAGCACCACCTGCCACCGGTGGTCAACCCCACCACGGCGCGGACCCCGGAGAAGGCGCAGGGCAACAGCAACCTGATCGTCATTGCCGGCGTGGTGGCCAGCCTGTTCCTGTTCTGGTACCTGCACCTGCTGACCCTGGACCAGCTCACGCAGCTCACCAAAGGCCTGGCCATGCCCGATTCGCTGGTGGGCGGATTCGATGCCGGCTACATAGGCCGGCTGCAGGGTGAGATGGACGCCGAGGCCCTGGGCCAGTTGAACTACGTCCACAAGACCGCGGGGACCCTCTTCCCGCTGATCTTCGGGTTCACGTGGCTGCTGCTTATTGGGACCAACGTGGCACGGAAAGCGCTGCGCTGGGCGCTGTGGGCCTTGCCCATGCTGTTCGTGGTGGTCCGGCTCTGCGGCAACGTGGCCATTGATGCGATGATGGCCACGGAACGCCCCGACGCCGGCCAGGTTGCCCTGGCGTCCGGCCTCACCATTGCCGGCTGGGTGCTTTTGGTGCTGAGCCTCCTGGCCGGGGCAGCCGCAGTGTTCCTCAACAGGCGGAAACGGACAGCGCGCTAGGCGGCATTCACCCGGGCAGCTGCAGCCGCTGCCCCCAGCTGCTTCCGGTGCCGGTGCACCCGGCTTGCAATCACCAGGCCCGCGGCGGCCATCCCCACGGTTACCGGATAACCCATCAGCCGTTCCAGCGTGCCAGGCTCCGGGACCATCATCCGGGTGAGCCCGCCGGTTGCCACCGCCGCGAGGGAGACGGCACCGCACGCCAGGATGAACCACGCCATCCCCGTTTTCCGGAGCCAGAGCAGGCCGAGCACCAGCAGTGCAGAGCCCCCGGCCAGGAAGTACGTGACTGCGCCCCAGTAGTGCCAGGGCGATCCAACGTCCTCGGGGACGAGTCCCACAACAACCGTTCCGGCACCGGCGGCCCCGGTAAGCAGCCGGACCGCGGAGGCCGCAAGCCAGGGCTCCCTGCGGCCCCAATCCAGCCGGGTGCCAGGCCGGGCGGCCACGCGCAGCAGCCCTGAGGTCAGCAGCACCGCGCCCAGCATCATCCCAAGCCCCTGGACCACGAACGAGGCGTTCATCAGCCAGTTCAACGGCGAGCAGACATCCCGGCCGGAAAAGACCCCGCAGTGCACGACACCCAGGTCACTGATGTACCCGGTCCTCAGGTCATAGGGGCGGGGACCGGCCCACGCCATGGCCACGGCTGCCTCCGCAGCGAAGTACTGCAGCACGCTGAGCACCGCCCAGGCCCCGATGTACTGCCGGGTGGATGCAACGTTCGGGATGAAGGCGGCGGGAGCGGCAGTGGGGGCTGGACTCATGCCTTGAGCGTAGTACGGCCCAGCACCTTGTATGCTTGTAACCGTGTCCGGACGGACCGGCCCCGCCGAACCACCGGATGCCCGCCCTCGTAGCTCAGTGGATAGAGCACGGCTCTCCTAAAGCCGGTGTCGTTGGTTCGATTCCAATCGAGGGCACTTGAACTCCCGTTCCCCGGAGCCCAGCCTCCGCGCCTACCTCCTGGGCAGCCAGCCAGCCAGCACCACAAGTGGCACCGGGCAGCCGGGCCGCTGGCGGGTGGAGCGGGACCTGCTGGACAGGTCGGACGGCACCCGCGGCACCTTTTCCGGCGTCGTCCTTTTCACCCCCATGGACGACGGCGGCCTGGCCCTGCGCGAGGAAGGCACCATGCGCTGGCCTGCTTTCACCGGCCCCGCCTCCCGCGAGTACGTCCTGAAAGCCGCGCCGCGGCCCGACGCGCTGGACGTGTTCTTTCCCGACGGCAGGCCGTTCCACCGGATGAGCTTCACACCGGACGCCAGCCTGGACAGCCACTGGTGCGATCCCGATACCTACCGCGTGTCCTACACCCGCCAAGGCCCTGACCACTTCAGCTACAGCTGGGATGTGACCGGTCCCCGCAAGGACCTGCTGCTGGTCTCGCGCCTGGTCCGGGAAACCGCGTGAAGGACCGGATTGTGGTCTCCGCCGTCTGCGTGTTCGACGACGCGGGACGGTTGCTGACCGTGCGGAAACGCGGAACGGGCATGTTCATGCACCCGGGCGGCAAGCCCGAACCGGGCGAGACTGCCGTCCAGGCCGCAGCCCGTGAGCTCGCCGAGGAAGTGGGGATCGTGGTTCGGCCCCAGGAGCTTGAACTAATGGGGGTCTGGATCGCGGACGCCGCGAACGAGGCAGCCACCGACATCGAAGCCACCGTGTTCCTCGCTCCGGGCACCTGGCAGGCCACCCCGGCTGCCGAAATCGCCGAGATCCGGTGGCTGGACATCAGCGGACCCGCCAGTGGCGCGGCCCTCCCCCAGGACCTGGCGCCGCTGCTGACGGACCACGTCCTGCCCCTGCTGGCCGCACAGATTTCCAGGCCAAGCCCCTAGAACTCGGGGACCGCCTCCTGCACCACGGCGGTGGCCTCGGCGAACTGCGTCCGGTAGAGCTCGGCGTAGCGGCCGCCGGCCGCCAGGAGCTCGGTATGGGTTCCGCGCTCCACGATTTGCCCGCCCTCAACCACCAGGATGGCGTCGGCAGCGCGGACGGTGGAAAGCCGGTGGGCAATCACGACGGCGGTCCGTCCCTCAAGTGCAGCACCCAAGGCCGCCTGCACCGCGGCTTCGTTCGTGGAGTCCAGCGCGGCGGTGGCCTCGTCGAGGATGACGACCCGGGGCTGGGCGATGAGGAGCCGGGCGATGGTCAGCCGCTGGCGTTCGCCGCCGGAAAGCCGGTAGCCGCGCTCGCCCACCACCGTCTCCAGCCCGTCCGGCAGGGACCTGATCATCGTCTCCAGCCGCGCCTGCCGCAGGACGTCCCACATGTCCTCTTCGGTCGCCTCGGGCCGTGCCAGCCGGAGGTTGGACGCGATGGTTTCGTGGAACAGGTGGCCGTCCTGTGTCACCATGCCCAGGGTGTCCCGCAGCGAATCGAACGTGGCGTCCCGGACATCCAGCCCGGTCCCCGGCGCGGTGCCACCCAACCGCACGGCCCCGGAGTCGACGTCGTACAGCCGCGACAGCAACTGGGCGATGGTTGACTTGCCGGCACCGGAGGAACCAACCAGCGCCACCGTCTGGCCCGGCTCCACCCGGAAACTGACGCCGCGCAGCACTTCCTCGCCGCCGCGCGTGTCCAGGGTGGAGACTTCCTCCAGCGAGGCCAGGGAGACCTTGTCCGCGGACGGGTAGGCGAAGCGGACGTCGTCGAACTCAACGGATACTGGCCCGGCCGGAACCGGGACAGCACCGGGCTTCTGCTGGATCAGGGGCTCAAGGTCCAGGATCTCAAAGACGCGTTCAAAACTGACCAGTGCGCTCATGACTTCCACCCGGGCGTTGGACAGTGCCGTGAGTGGAGCGTAGAGCCTGGTCAGCAGCAGTGCCAGCACCACCACGTCGCCGGGTGCCAGCTGGCCCCCCAGGGCCAGCCAGCCGCCCAGGCCGTACACCAGGGCCAGTGCCAGCGCGGACACCAGGGTCAGGGCCGTGACGAACGTGAACTGCAGCATGGCCATCCGGATGCCGATGTCACGGACCCGGCCGGCGCGGGCGGCGAACTCGCGCGATTCCTCATCCGGGCGGCCGAACAGCTTCACCAGGGTGGCCCCCGGCGCGGAGAACCGCTCCGTCATCTGCGTACCCATGGCGGCGTTATGCGCGGCAGCTTCGCGGCGCAGGTCTGCCAGCTTGGAGCCCATGCGCCGTGCCGGGATCAGGAAGATCGGCAGCAGCACCATGGCGAGCACGGTCACCAGCCAGGACGTATTGAGCATTACCGCCAGCGTCAGGGCCAGCGCCACCGAGTTGCTCACTACGCCGGAAAGGGTGCCGGCGAAGGCGGATTGTGCCCCAATGACGTCGTTGTTGAGGCGGCTGACCAGCGCCCCCGTGCGGGTGCGCGTGAAAAAGGCAATCGGCATCCGCTGCACATGGTCGAACACCCGGGTGCGCAGGTCCACGATGACGCCTTCGCCGATGGTGGAGGACAGCCAGCGGGTCAGCAGCCCCACCCCCGCTTCCCCTACAGCAACGATGGCGATCAGCACCGCCAGCCAAATGACCGTTTCCACGGCAGTCTTGGCGATGATGGCATCAACCACCCGGCCCGCGAGGACGGGGGTGGCGACGGCCAGGAACGCCGCCACGATGGAGGAGAGCACAAAGGCGATGAGCTTGCCCTTGTGCGGGGCGGCAAAGGCCAGCACCCGCTTCAGGGTTTCCTTGGAGAACGGCTTGGAGCCGCTCTTTGCGGTGCTGATGTTGTAGAGCGAGCTCCACGCAACGCGGTCCATGCTCATGGTTGTTTCTCCTGGCTTGCAGTGTGGTGGAGTTCCCGGACCGTGCCGTTTTCCAGGTGCCACCGGTAGTCGAGTCGAACGTTTTCCAGCAGCCGGCGGTCGTGGGTGACCAGGAGCAGGGCGCCGTCGTAGCTTTCAAGGGCCTCTTCCAGCTGCTCAATGGCCGGCAGGTCCAGGTGGTTAGTGGGTTCGTCCAGCACCAGCAGATTCACGCCGCGGGCCTGGAGCAGCGCCAGCGCTGCCCGCGTCCGCTCCCCCGGCGACAGGGAATCCACGGTCCGCGAGGTGTGATCCGCCTTGAGGCCGAACTTGGCCAGGAGCGTGCGGACGTCGGCGCTGTTCCAGTCCGCCAGCACCGCTTCGACGGCGTCGCCCAGCGGGCGGCTCCCGTCCAGCAGGCCGCGGGCCTGGTCGATTTCGCCGACGGCGACGGCGGCACCCATGGAGGCGTCGCCGTCGTCCGGTGCCTGGGTGCCCAGCAGCAGGCGCAGCAGGGTGGACTTGCCGGCGCCGTTCGGGCCGGTGATGCCCACGCGCTCGCCGCCGTTGAGCTGGAGGGTGACCGGCCCCAGGGTGAAGTCACCCTGGCGTGCCACGACGTTGCGCAGGGTGGCGACGACGGCACTGGAGCGGGGTGCCTGGCCGATGCTGAACTGGAGCTGCCATTCCTTCCGGGGCTCCTCCACGACGTCCAGCCGCGCGATGCGGGATTCCATCTGCCTGACCTTCTGCGCCTGCTTCTCCGAAGACTCGGTGCTGGCGGCGCGACGGATCTTGTCGTTGTCCGGGCTTTTCTTCATGGCGTTCCGGACGCCCTGCGAGCTCCACTCACGCTGGGTCCGCGCACGGGACACCAGGTCTGCCTTGGTGGCGGCAAAATCCTCATACTTCTCGCGTGCGTGCTGCCGCGCCACCGCGCGTTCCTCGAGGAAAGCGTCGTAGCCGCCGTCGTACACGGCCACGCTGTTCTGTGCCATATCCAGCTCAACCACCCGGGTCACGCAGCGGGCCAGGAACTCGCGGTCATGGCTGACCAGCACCACGCCGCCGCGCAGCCCCTTCACAAAGCTTTCAAGGGTGGCTAGGCCCGCGAGGTCGAGGTCGTTGGTGGGCTCGTCCATCAACACGACGTCGAAGCGGCTCAGCAGGAGGGCGGCGAGGGCCACCCGGGCAGCCTGGCCGCCGGAAAGGCCTGTCATCAGCGCATTGGGCCCTGCGTCCAGCCCCAGGTCTGCCAGCACGGCCGGGATCCGGTCGTCCAGGTCCGCCGCACCGGAAGCCATCCAGCGGTCGAAGGCACGGGAGTAAGCGTCATCCGCCCCGGGAGCGCCGGAAGCCAGAGCTTCCGCGGTGGTTTCCATCTCGATGGTCGCTTCCGCGCAGCCGGTCCGGCGGGCAATATAACCGGCCACAGTTTCGCCCTCAACGCGCTCGTGCTCCTGCGGCAGCCAGCCAACGAACGCATCGGAAGGTGCGAGGCTGATTGAGCCCTGCTGTGGCTGGTCAACACCGGCCAGAAGGCGCAGCAGGGTTGATTTTCCGGCACCGTTTGCGCCCACGACACCCACCACGTCGCCGGGGGCCACCGTCAGCGAGAGCCCGGAAAAGAGCACGCGGTGGCCGTGGCCGCCGGAGATATCCCTGGCAACAAGGGTTGCAGTCATTGATTCGTCCTTTCGCCGCTGCCCGGACAGCTGTTGACGGCCGGCAGAGGCGGCGAAAACCGGGCCGCGGCGCCGCTGGGGCTGCAGGACATAGAAGAACCCGCTGGTCCGGACTTGGGGGGTGTACGGACCAACGGGCTCGACCATCAACTATAGACGAATGTAAACCATGGGCAAAATCCGCGTCACGGCCGGAGGCTGGGACGGCACGGTAACATCGTCCACACCACCCGTTCTGCAGAGAGCCCTCCATGACCCTTTCCGCCAAGGCGTTCCAGCGCTGGCTGCAAGGCATCGCACCCGATGCCAGCACGGCAGACATCTGCCGGGTCTCAGGGATCAAGCGGACCACGTTGGCCCAGCAACTGGTCCGGGGCAAGGTCTCGGTGAGCACAGTGGTCAGCATCAGCCGCGCGTACAACATGAACCCTGTCGCCGCGCTTGCCGGATTCGACAACTACAGCGCCCTCGCGGGGCCACCGCGTCCGCCCACCAGGAGCGAGCTGGTCAGCCAGGTTTCCACCCCGGACCTGCTCCGGGCGCTCCTGGCGCGTCCGGCCATGGACGCAGCCCCGGGATCAGCCGCTCCCGCCCTCAGCCCTGCCCCGCACGGCACCTCGGTGAAGAACTGGGTTGATGCCATAGACGACGGCGAGGTGCGGCACCGCGTCTCGGCCTCCACCGGCGTGGCCCCGCAAAATTATTCCGCCCAACTGACCGCCAATCGGCTGTCCGCCGAGCTCGCCGTGGCCACCGCCCTGGCAGCTGGAGTGGGACCCGCCGGCGGGCTGGTGGCCACAGGAATCATCACGGAGGAGGAGGCCGGCTGGCCTCCCGGGGCCCGGCAGGCAGCACTGGAGAGCCTCTCCGACGGAGAACTCACGGCCCTCGCTGGAGACCGGCTTCAGGCAATGGGCAAAGTCCTGCGCCGCCAGGAGCAGGACCAGGCACAGACAGAAAAGATTTGGGAGAACCTGGGATGATCGAGACCCTTCAATGGACCACACTGGTGATTTGCGCCCTGGTTGCGGTGGCCCGCATCCCCAGCACCATCCGTGGGGAGAACCGCTCCCTTTTCGGCATCTTTGCCTCGATGACCCTGGCTATCCTGCTGAGCATCCCGGGGCCCTACATCGTTATCGACCAGGCACTGGGCGGGATCAACCTGGCCAACCTGTTGCTGCGCTTCGTCATCTTTGGCGCCATCTTTTTCATGGGCGTGCGCATTTCCAGGGGCTTTGACGCAAGAGACGCCGGCAGGCTCATCACAGGGCGCGTGGGGGTCGCAGTCCTTGCAGTTATCTCCGCGTGCATGGTGACGCTGTTCTTCATGATGCACACCAGCGGGTCCTCGGCCGGGCTGACAGGGGTTGTGGGCACGGATCCTTGGAACTCCGCCTTACTGGAGTATTACGGGGCTGCCGGCCGGGCTTACCCCGCCTACATCACCTTGGCTCTGTTGCCGGCCATGGTCCGCGCCGTGACCAGCCGACTTCCCGTTTTGATCCGGGTGGCGGCCGCGTTACTGGGCCTGGGTGCCGTAGCCACGGGCCTGTCCTTGTCGTTCCCGCTGATTCCTCCCACCCTCGGCCAGATAGAGTTCATCATCAACTACACAGCGGTGCTGTGCTTCGTCGTTGGGCTGACCCTGATCTGGGCCGCCAGGGTGGTCAGTGGGCGTACCGCAGCAAGCCGCAGGACATCTACCGAAAAGTAACTTCGCCAGCTTTCACAAAATCATTAGAATGTGAAACAATCATGAAAGTGTGAAGGCGGGGCCGCCAAGCGCTTTCGAACGGGGATAAATTCCAAAGCGTCGGCCGGCCCCGGGGGCCTTTGCATGCATTGGGGGGATGAGTGGTGGCGGATCGTTGGGGACCGCCCCCACTCAGCCTATTTAACGGCCCTTTCGAGGCGTTTAACGGGACCGGTTCAGCAAGGGACTCCACGCCACCTACTTCCGGGCGAACCTTAATGTCACCAGCTGGAATGGCCGGAGCGTCAGCTGCGCACCGCTGCCGGCTGGAACAATTCCAGGAGCCTCAGTGGGGCGTTCCAAAAGATCCGTCGTCACAACGTCCTGCACCTGGAAGTTGGCCGTGACAGTTCCGGCTGACCGCTGCCCCAGCGACTCATAGAGCCGGACCACCACGTCGCCCGATCCGTCCTGGGCAAACTTGACCGATTCAATGACCAAGGCAGGATTGCTGACGGAGAAGAGCGGCTCGACGGCAGCGGCACCGCGTACCAGCCGGGGTGCCAGGTTGGTCCGGTACCCCTCCTGGACGGCGTCGGCAATATCAGCACCAGGGCGGATGGTCACCGTCAGCTCCTGGCGTCCCCGGTCGGCGTCGGGGTCGGGGAACTTCGGAGCCCGCAGCAGGGACAGGCGCACCTGGGTGGTGGTCCCGCCGTCGGATTCCCTGATACTCCGGCCCACGTCATGGCCGTAGGTGGATGAGTTGGCCACTGCCACCCCATAGCCGGGTTCGCCCACGTGGATCCACCGATGGGCGCAGATTTCGAACTTCGCGGCCTCCCACGAGGTGTTGGTGTGGGTCGGCCGGAAGACGTGGCCGAACTGCGTTTCGGCGGCCGACCGGTCTGCCCGCACGTCCAGGGCAAAGCCGAGCTTCAGCAGCTTTTCGCGCTCCTGCCAGTCCACCGAGGTGGTGATTTCCAATGATGGGCTGCCGGGGGCCAGCGAGATGCGTTGGCTCAGCCGCGAGTGGCCTGCCAGCCGCTCCACCGCCACGACGGCGCTGCCGCCGTCAGTGACCGTGTGGACCGACTCCGCCTGGACCAGCGGCGTGACATTGCGCCGGTAGAACTCGTCAATGTCCCAGGCGTCCCACTCATTGGGAGTGTCCCGGTGCAGTTCCAGCAGGTTGCCACGCTGGCCTGGGGCGATGGCCTCGCGGCCACTGGCGTGGTCGCGCAGGGAGGCGAGGAGTCCGTCCGCGTCAATCACGGCCCGGATAATTCCGTTGTCCAGGATGAAGCCGCCGTCGTGCGGGGTGACCTGCGCCGGTTCCGGGAGCGCCAAGGGTTCGCCCGCGGCCAGCGCGGGAACCCCGTCCCTGGCGTGCGGGGCGGCGTTGAGCAGGAACTGCCGGTCGCCGGAGCCCAGCATGGCTGCAGCAGCCTGGCCGATGATTGCTTCAAGTGCGGTCTCAATGGCCTGGTAGTTCCGCTCAGCGTCCTGGTGGACCCAGGCAATGGAGCTGCCCGGCAGAATGTCATGGAACTGCTGCAGCAGCACCAGTTGCCAGAGTCGCCTGAGCTCGGCGGCCGGGTAGTCGAAAGCGCCGCCACTCCGGACAGCAGCTGTGGCGCACCACAGCTCCGCCTCACGCAGCAGGTGCTCGCTGCGCCGGTTGCCCTTCTTGGTGCGGGCCTGGCTGGTGTACGTGCCGCGGTGCAGTTCCAGGTACATCTCGCCCACCCAGACGGGCAGGGCCGGGTAGTCCTCCTCGGCCTGCCGGAAGAAACTCTCCGCGGAGCCAATCCTGACCCGGGGGGACCCTTCCAGGTCCGCCGTACGCGCCGCCGCCGCAAGCATTTCCCGGGTGGGGCCGCCGCCGCCGTCGCCGTAACCAAACGGCACCAGCGACACAGTGCCGCGGCCGTGGTCCCGGTAGTTGCGCTCGGCGTGGGCAAGGTCCCTGCCGCTGAGGTCAGAATTGTAGGTGTCCACCGGGGGGAAGTGGGTGAACAGCCGGGTGCCGTCGATCCCCTCCCAGTTGAACGTGTGGTGCGGCATCCTGTTGGTCTGGTTCCAGGAAATCTTCTGGGTGAGGAACCAGCGGCTGCCTGCGGCTTTCACGATCTGGGGCAGGGCAGCGCTGTAGCCAAATGAGTCCGGCAGCCATGCCTCCCTGCACTCAATGCCGAATTCCGCCAGGAAGAAGCCCTTGCCCTCCACGAACTGACGCGCCATGGCTTCGCCGCCGGGCATGTTGGTATCCGATTCCACCCACATGCCGCCAACCGGCACGAACTGGCCTGCCCGCACCTTTTCGCGGATCCGGCTGAACAGCTCCGGGTACAGCTCCTTGATCCAGGCCAGCTGCTGTGCCGAGGAACAGGAGAAGACAAAGTGTGGATCTTCATCCATCAGGGCCACCACATTGGCGAAGGTCCTGGCGCATTTGCGGATGGTTTCCCTGACCGGCCAAAGCCAGGCGGAGTCAATGTGCGCGTGCCCCGTGGCAACCAGCTGGTGCGCGGACGCATACGCGGGGCGGGCGAGGACTTCAGCGAGCGCGTGCCGTCCGTCCGGCGCGGTACCGGCAACGTCGTCAGGGTCCATCACGTCCATCATGCGTTCAAGGGCCCGGAGGATCTCGTGCCGGCGGGGAAGCTCCAGCGGAAGCTGTTCCATGAGGCCGGCCAGGGTCCAGATGTCCTGCTGGAGTTCCCACACGCACTGGTTGAGTTCAGCGATCGCGATGCTTCCCAGCCGGTACTGCGGCGCTCCCCCGGCGGTCGCCTTGTCGCCCAGCGGCGTGGGGGCGAAGGTCCAGCCCTGCGCCATGTCCGGATTCGCCGCGGCCTCGACGTAGAAGTCCACCGCCATGCCGCCGCCCAATAGCTTCAACGGGATGTACTGGTTGCGGGGTGAAATGGCCTTGATGATGCTGCCGTCAGGCCGCCAGGCAATGCCCTCGCACTGGAACCCGGGCGCTTCGGTGGTGAACCCCAGATCCACCACCACCTCCACCGCAGTGTCCGGGCCGCCGCCCCAGGATTCCGGCAC
This window encodes:
- a CDS encoding DUF6314 family protein codes for the protein MNSRSPEPSLRAYLLGSQPASTTSGTGQPGRWRVERDLLDRSDGTRGTFSGVVLFTPMDDGGLALREEGTMRWPAFTGPASREYVLKAAPRPDALDVFFPDGRPFHRMSFTPDASLDSHWCDPDTYRVSYTRQGPDHFSYSWDVTGPRKDLLLVSRLVRETA
- a CDS encoding alpha-mannosidase, whose product is MHDDRTITEVRLARFVRERIAPAVYSRTVPLALSSWEVPGEPVPALEAMRQEFQPQEHGAAWGRPWGTTWLRLQGEVPESWGGGPDTAVEVVVDLGFTTEAPGFQCEGIAWRPDGSIIKAISPRNQYIPLKLLGGGMAVDFYVEAAANPDMAQGWTFAPTPLGDKATAGGAPQYRLGSIAIAELNQCVWELQQDIWTLAGLMEQLPLELPRRHEILRALERMMDVMDPDDVAGTAPDGRHALAEVLARPAYASAHQLVATGHAHIDSAWLWPVRETIRKCARTFANVVALMDEDPHFVFSCSSAQQLAWIKELYPELFSRIREKVRAGQFVPVGGMWVESDTNMPGGEAMARQFVEGKGFFLAEFGIECREAWLPDSFGYSAALPQIVKAAGSRWFLTQKISWNQTNRMPHHTFNWEGIDGTRLFTHFPPVDTYNSDLSGRDLAHAERNYRDHGRGTVSLVPFGYGDGGGGPTREMLAAAARTADLEGSPRVRIGSAESFFRQAEEDYPALPVWVGEMYLELHRGTYTSQARTKKGNRRSEHLLREAELWCATAAVRSGGAFDYPAAELRRLWQLVLLQQFHDILPGSSIAWVHQDAERNYQAIETALEAIIGQAAAAMLGSGDRQFLLNAAPHARDGVPALAAGEPLALPEPAQVTPHDGGFILDNGIIRAVIDADGLLASLRDHASGREAIAPGQRGNLLELHRDTPNEWDAWDIDEFYRRNVTPLVQAESVHTVTDGGSAVVAVERLAGHSRLSQRISLAPGSPSLEITTSVDWQEREKLLKLGFALDVRADRSAAETQFGHVFRPTHTNTSWEAAKFEICAHRWIHVGEPGYGVAVANSSTYGHDVGRSIRESDGGTTTQVRLSLLRAPKFPDPDADRGRQELTVTIRPGADIADAVQEGYRTNLAPRLVRGAAAVEPLFSVSNPALVIESVKFAQDGSGDVVVRLYESLGQRSAGTVTANFQVQDVVTTDLLERPTEAPGIVPAGSGAQLTLRPFQLVTLRFARK
- a CDS encoding DUF998 domain-containing protein, which codes for MSPAPTAAPAAFIPNVASTRQYIGAWAVLSVLQYFAAEAAVAMAWAGPRPYDLRTGYISDLGVVHCGVFSGRDVCSPLNWLMNASFVVQGLGMMLGAVLLTSGLLRVAARPGTRLDWGRREPWLAASAVRLLTGAAGAGTVVVGLVPEDVGSPWHYWGAVTYFLAGGSALLVLGLLWLRKTGMAWFILACGAVSLAAVATGGLTRMMVPEPGTLERLMGYPVTVGMAAAGLVIASRVHRHRKQLGAAAAAARVNAA
- a CDS encoding ABC-F family ATP-binding cassette domain-containing protein, translating into MTATLVARDISGGHGHRVLFSGLSLTVAPGDVVGVVGANGAGKSTLLRLLAGVDQPQQGSISLAPSDAFVGWLPQEHERVEGETVAGYIARRTGCAEATIEMETTAEALASGAPGADDAYSRAFDRWMASGAADLDDRIPAVLADLGLDAGPNALMTGLSGGQAARVALAALLLSRFDVVLMDEPTNDLDLAGLATLESFVKGLRGGVVLVSHDREFLARCVTRVVELDMAQNSVAVYDGGYDAFLEERAVARQHAREKYEDFAATKADLVSRARTQREWSSQGVRNAMKKSPDNDKIRRAASTESSEKQAQKVRQMESRIARLDVVEEPRKEWQLQFSIGQAPRSSAVVATLRNVVARQGDFTLGPVTLQLNGGERVGITGPNGAGKSTLLRLLLGTQAPDDGDASMGAAVAVGEIDQARGLLDGSRPLGDAVEAVLADWNSADVRTLLAKFGLKADHTSRTVDSLSPGERTRAALALLQARGVNLLVLDEPTNHLDLPAIEQLEEALESYDGALLLVTHDRRLLENVRLDYRWHLENGTVRELHHTASQEKQP
- a CDS encoding ABC transporter ATP-binding protein encodes the protein MSMDRVAWSSLYNISTAKSGSKPFSKETLKRVLAFAAPHKGKLIAFVLSSIVAAFLAVATPVLAGRVVDAIIAKTAVETVIWLAVLIAIVAVGEAGVGLLTRWLSSTIGEGVIVDLRTRVFDHVQRMPIAFFTRTRTGALVSRLNNDVIGAQSAFAGTLSGVVSNSVALALTLAVMLNTSWLVTVLAMVLLPIFLIPARRMGSKLADLRREAAAHNAAMGTQMTERFSAPGATLVKLFGRPDEESREFAARAGRVRDIGIRMAMLQFTFVTALTLVSALALALVYGLGGWLALGGQLAPGDVVVLALLLTRLYAPLTALSNARVEVMSALVSFERVFEILDLEPLIQQKPGAVPVPAGPVSVEFDDVRFAYPSADKVSLASLEEVSTLDTRGGEEVLRGVSFRVEPGQTVALVGSSGAGKSTIAQLLSRLYDVDSGAVRLGGTAPGTGLDVRDATFDSLRDTLGMVTQDGHLFHETIASNLRLARPEATEEDMWDVLRQARLETMIRSLPDGLETVVGERGYRLSGGERQRLTIARLLIAQPRVVILDEATAALDSTNEAAVQAALGAALEGRTAVVIAHRLSTVRAADAILVVEGGQIVERGTHTELLAAGGRYAELYRTQFAEATAVVQEAVPEF
- a CDS encoding inositol monophosphatase family protein, which gives rise to MTTGRHSAAVLDPSLDDYELAAALVREAGQLALLMRMAGLQSEQKTSVSDVVTAADRAAEAYVLEQLQRCRPEDGILGEEGASVRGTSGRTWVIDPVDGTYNFLHGSTYWCSAIALKDRNDVLLGAIFQPEEDKLWLGGHDRPSTLNGDVLAAFSDNGDKRNATSVAELGAATYIHPTWLMDPMCAMPWHAAATSAASLRMLGSGSCDLGRVADGQLGCWFQHSCPEWDWLPGKAIVRAAGGAVDTVRVNGLEWFIAGGTTAVRELRAALQSGSVA
- a CDS encoding NUDIX hydrolase; its protein translation is MKDRIVVSAVCVFDDAGRLLTVRKRGTGMFMHPGGKPEPGETAVQAAARELAEEVGIVVRPQELELMGVWIADAANEAATDIEATVFLAPGTWQATPAAEIAEIRWLDISGPASGAALPQDLAPLLTDHVLPLLAAQISRPSP